gCAACTGGTTAAGGTAGTTTTTCCTTCACCTGTATCTCCTGGATGGCCCACTCATCAAAATACATGGGACAATATTAGGAGAGCTGGCATTgttgccattgcagttgatacagcagggagaaggaggtggGCATTCTCCCTCGTCAGCTCACTGTGAGCACGGACAATGGCGTTTTGTTTATGGCTGATTTCTCTTTGCAATGTGATGGACATGGCTTTTATTCATGGATCTGCAGTATTTCACACGTTTCATTCTTTGCATAACTGCAGCCAACCAGAAGCCTGTGTTGTGCCCTAGTGTGGCCAGAGAAAGCACTTATGTTCACAGTGACaattcttgcttgtgtgaatgtgtgtgcacaaATTCATTCTAAAgaaggctgtgaccaaaagctcagtgtgtaacaaaCATTCTTTTCATACAACTCAGTGTGTCTTTACTgaagtagcaacctatccttttcataacactgttgatattccaacctggacttctcATTGTTAAAATAAGAACAATATTTACCTTCTGAGCTGCTCCAAATGCCACAGCCATCCACATCTTACATACTTCAATTATTAACATCTCAGCAAAATTCTCAGACGTACTGCATGCTGAACACCACCACACTAGATGAATATTTTCTTGCAAATGCCTTTCACAAGCACTACAGTGACAAGATTCAAAATGAATTCACATTAAACGTTTTCTGTATGTAGTAGACAGGTATTGCTGTGAATATTGCTCACATAGGACAACTGTAACTATACCTGCAGTTCAGTCTTGCCATATGCTGATGTATGCTGCCTCAAGTAGGAAGCAGCCTAGGTAGATTGCAGGTACAACTAAATGGGtgtgtataataaatatttgtgattTTATACAATGCTCATATTTAAAGTACCTGTAATAGCAAGTTACAATCAAAGTTGACACATCGTCATTTATAGCAAGCTAAGTCTAACTGGCACACTTACCCATACAGAAAGAAGATGTAGGTTTGCACTGAGCCACTATTAAATGAAAGcaatattttctaacatatttCCAAAGGATTGAAGACTTCCAGCAATTGACCTTccaaaaattacatttgtgattgtaGCTCCCAGAAGTAAAGaacaagttaaaaataaataaaaatgaaaaagaaaaaaagaaataattttgctaatttttatgaatgtgtggtgaaaatttgaaatttgtgccaCCCCAGGACACACACACGTCCTGCTCACAGGGATCAGTTCACTATTCCATTTCAGTGGATTTAATTCATTTCACATGCTACTTTTACTTTACATGTTCATGAACTTCAGGGATGACAAACTAACAGATTCTCTTCCACGTacatggtttttatttacaaaagaaaagaaaatgaaaatatctcTTAAATGTTTCCATATACGGTATATTCTTGGGGGAAGTATACAGCTTATAACATTATTAATGTTATACAAAAGCCAATATACTTACGGTATGGTACGTGTCACAACAAATTTCTAAGGTTTCAGAATATTTGATACTTTTGCATCATTAGGATCCTTCaattgtagacacacacacacacacacacacacacacacacacacacacacacacacacacacacacacacacacacagctttacaTCATATTCAAAAGCAGGTCTACATCCTTAAAATTCATGATGGAACCTGAGTATCGACAGTCCATTTTGTCATTACAATATTTTACAGATAGCACTGCTATAATGTCAAGTTTAATTACAGAGTCTCACAAACAGAAGAGCATCACCATACTTCTCAGCACGTACTGAGtgtcaaaatttaaatatttatcttaTACAGCTATATTGTTGAAAAGCTACAGTCGTAAAATTGCCACACTGCTCAACACCAGTCCCCCTACATTCTACAGGAGAGTGTATTTTTATCTGACGCATATGAGTGTCCCGTCCATTCTGGTGATTGCTAATCACTGCTATCTGTATCATAAAAGTCCGTATAGGTTCATCATTAATGTCTTTGATTGGAATCAGAACCCACCCAGTAGGCTCATTCAAGTCAACTACTTCCACTTCTTGGAGATCGTTGAAGTTGGTTCCAGCTCGTATTGAAatcctgaaataaaaaaaaaagtgaacactTACACTTTCAAGTAGTAAATTACTGATATGCTCTCTGTTAAGTAAAAAACTTAGCGAATGATGCAAGGGATAAAATAACGAACACTGATATTTGTTGTTATAACAATGATCAAGTATCACTATTTGAGATGTAGACCTATTCAATTTTGCAGCTTCACACTTCACACACAATACTATTTTCACCTAAATCTGTTTCTAGTTTCAGCCTTCACACACCTATCTCTaatcacctttctgcagtttcaagAAGAATAACTACTTTCAGTAAAAAGAATTGTATTGTGCagtagggaaagggggggggggggggagaaaaagttCACAGCAAGCAACATACTAAGCTCATGTGTTGCAGCATATGTGCTATCCATGCTTCCATTATCATACGCAGTTTAACTGATCTTTTTACTTCATTGCCATATAGTTTACAATTCTTAATAGACTGGTAATGTTCTGCAAAAAATACCATTGATAAAGTGTTAATTCTATCAAACTAACACACAAAAACCCCATCTCAAGATGGAGATTTGATTTGCCTTTAGAACTGACTAACTCATTTCCATGAGAGTTTAATTTACTGGGTAAATGGAACAGAACCCCCTGAATAATGCATATTGTTTCACAGTTTTAGTTGGATGATAACTGAACACCTCCCATCTGTGGAGTCACTTCATCTAAATTGCAACTCTTAAATTATCATTATGTTAAAGTAATCTCAAAGCCACTACAAAAACCTGTTGTTCTTGGCTCAGTTCTGGGTTTGCTGAGGGCTGGAGACTATAGAGTACCA
This region of Schistocerca gregaria isolate iqSchGreg1 chromosome 7, iqSchGreg1.2, whole genome shotgun sequence genomic DNA includes:
- the LOC126281375 gene encoding anaphase-promoting complex subunit 10, giving the protein MSTRTGAETVDPIKEERAGKVREVGSQAIWSLSSCKPGFGVDQLRDDCMDTYWQSDGQLPHLVNIQFRRKTTVRDICIFTDYKLDESYTPSRISIRAGTNFNDLQEVEVVDLNEPTGWVLIPIKDINDEPIRTFMIQIAVISNHQNGRDTHMRQIKIHSPVECRGTGVEQCGNFTTVAFQQYSCIR